A window of the Maniola hyperantus chromosome 16, iAphHyp1.2, whole genome shotgun sequence genome harbors these coding sequences:
- the LOC117989399 gene encoding uncharacterized protein — MKLFWCCVAAVLLAITSAAVDVEKTVQQVQSILKANALLPRLTRAEIIDLLNDIREEDAKSKPVSGQKTTITKQKPVEVTTIPHSNERDNEINTSSKLSESVNVSVNGKYGFKPVESTTKSSGATLTVVLPYTPRDGSSLQELYTRPPRLQLVPEEVTPKPVKPSKSGTKVDQTVKNHGKGPNKQKFDFPAELQAFLDAHGLKGKPGQDNFLLPLDGFKPLPPAKIVDGNVQLPENLLLTYDLISPSDLTKSSTKDQDLAQTNFLYEPLRPEIPFELDTSSSESKHTVLPLDLPKPRKTKAIQEPRKPNYEPIDYDSIKVIPLPQGPNPVEDEVILNANPDQNKRQTNETSAPDSESTTTTESTNTESDAKDSAAIEPDVVASDADAGASIADLEDSFGGAVPAEPGDSELPPPRKNGFYWMVDWNSFLEVGDGDTKVNIRFEPKLGDPQMFLPVNVP, encoded by the coding sequence ATGAAGCTGTTCTGGTGCTGTGTAGCGGCGGTATTGCTAGCAATAACCAGCGCTGCGGTCGACGTCGAGAAAACAGTACAACAAGTGCAGAGCATACTCAAGGCGAATGCTTTATTACCAAGATTAACAAGAGCTGAAATAATAGATCTACTTAATGACATAAGAGAAGAAGACGCTAAAAGTAAACCAGTTTCTGGACAAAAAACTACGATCACAAAACAGAAGCCTGTGGAAGTAACGACTATACCACAttcaaatgaaagagataaTGAAATTAACACGTCATCAAAACTATCAGAATCAGTTAATGTCAGTGTTAACGGAAAGTATGGTTTTAAACCAGTTGAATCTACTACTAAATCTAGTGGGGCTACTCTAACAGTAGTTTTGCCTTATACTCCTCGTGACGGATCGTCACTGCAAGAGTTGTATACGAGACCTCCTCGTCTCCAACTTGTACCTGAGGAAGTTACACCTAAACCAGTTAAGCCATCGAAATCAGGTACAAAAGTTGATCAGACAGTGAAAAATCACGGAAAAGGTCCCAACAAACAGAAATTTGATTTCCCAGCTGAACTACAGGCATTTCTAGATGCACATGGGCTAAAAGGTAAACCAGGACAAGACAACTTTTTACTACCCCTGGACGGGTTCAAGCCTTTGCCGCCAGCTAAAATAGTAGATGGAAATGTACAACTACCAGAAAACTTATTACTCACTTATGATCTTATATCACCATCAGATTTAACGAAATCATCAACTAAAGATCAAGATCTTGCTCAAACAAATTTCTTATATGAGCCTTTGCGACCTGAAATACCTTTTGAGTTGGACACTTCATCATCTGAATCCAAACACACCGTACTACCACTCGATTTACCAAAACCGAGAAAAACCAAAGCCATTCAGGAACCACGAAAACCTAATTATGAACCTATTGATTACGATTCTATTAAAGTTATACCACTACCGCAAGGTCCAAATCCAGTGGAGGATGAAGTTATTTTAAATGCTAATCCGGATCAAAATAAGAGACAGACAAATGAGACAAGTGCTCCTGATAGTGAAAGCACAACAACTACTGAATCTACGAATACTGAAAGTGACGCAAAAGACTCAGCAGCTATTGAGCCAGATGTTGTCGCTTCAGATGCAGATGCAGGAGCATCTATTGCCGATCTCGAGGATTCTTTCGGTGGAGCTGTACCTGCAGAACCGGGAGACTCAGAACTCCCACCGCCACGTAAAAATGGCTTTTACTGGATGGTAGATTGGAACAGTTTTCTAGAAGTGGGAGATGGTGATACAAAAGTGAACATTCGGTTCGAACCGAAACTTGGTGATCCACAAATGTTCTTACCTGTCAATGTACCGTGA